A section of the Styela clava chromosome 9, kaStyClav1.hap1.2, whole genome shotgun sequence genome encodes:
- the LOC120338982 gene encoding free fatty acid receptor 4-like gives MCEDIAGLECSYLTVSTENQGNVSLFTWWLTIGHNPRSSVTNIIQFVILLIITIIAIIANIIVLVVIVSNKKLSRIPTHQYTAAHSINYLWFICVAPMLLASRMAYSWTFSVGVCKVILYTFSVTTFIAIWIFVFISMDRHVHVVQSVKKSKLSKIYPKNPAMATLIMVAFSVVYYIPLLLYFNVFPVVEHSKCANETKCHLGDPDAEIYICSSLWPDPEGALAWNLIMLFIAYLFPLMVICYNYWQIYSNVKKVGKKVRKKKNGRRISKREMEIRVTRTCAMLVVLFVLMWTPIFIVLYFVQYARVQRKESNVVSADTFYWIFCLTLANATVNPMVYAFFNKKFLKAWEDYRLPMMEKCSCWQELVKKSKALKVEPTSQSTSSSKNKTGRKSNKNTSSDPTPLKTVSCIINNATHEQEDGRNINECIQKEVEVIVSAPKEDVES, from the exons ATGTGTGAAGACATTGCAGGATTGGAATGTTCATATTTAACCGTTTCTACAGAGAATCAAGGAAATGTATCACTCTTTACTTGGTGGTTGACGATTGGACATAATCCAAGGAGCAGTGttacaaatattattcaatttgtcATACTTCTTATAATAACTATCATTGCCATCATAGCAAACATCATTGTACTGGTGGTGATTGtttctaataaaaaattaagCAGAATACCAACACACCAATACACAG CTGCACACAGCATCAACTATCTTTGGTTCATTTGTGTAGCGCCAATGTTACTTGCATCAAGAATGGCATATAGTTGGACATTCAGCGTAGGAGTATGCAAAGTGATATTATATACATTTTCTGTGACAACTTTCATTGCTATAtggatatttgtatttataagTATGGACAG GCATGTTCATGTTGTGCAAAGTGTAAAAAAGAGCAAACTTTCGAAAATTTATCCAAAGAATCCAGCAATGGCAACTTTGATTATGGTGGCATTCAGTGTGGTGTATTATATTCCCTTACTACTTTATTTCAACGTATTTCCTGTTGTAGAACATAGCAAATGTGCTAATGAAACAAAATGCCACTTGGGCGATCCTGATGCAGAG ATATACATCTGCTCATCTTTGTGGCCAGATCCAGAAggagcattggcatggaacttGATAATGCTTTTCATAGCATATTTATTTCCGCTAATGGTTATATGCTATAATTATTGGCAAATTTActcaaatgtaaaaaaagttgggaaaaaagtaagaaaaaagaAGAACGGACGAAGAA tttCCAAAAGAGAAATGGAGATACGAGTAACTAGAACATGTGCCATGCTTGTTGTACTCTTCGTATTGATGTGGACTCCAATATTTATTGTTCTTTACTTTGTTCAATATGCCAGG gTACAAAGAAAAGAGTCCAATGTCGTGTCAGCAGACACATTTTACTGGATATTTTGTTTAACATTAGCAAATGCTACGGTTAATCCAATGGTTTATgcatttttcaacaagaaatttttAAAAGCTTGGGAAGACTATAG ATTACCAATGATGGAAAAATGTTCATGTTGGCAAGAACTGGTGAAAAAGTCAAAAGCATTAAAAGTTGAACCAACATCTCAAAGTACTTcatcttcaaaaaataaaactggacGAAAAAGTAACAAAAACACATCATCTGATCCAACACCTCTAAAAACTGTGTCCTGTATTATAAACAATGCAACCCATGAACAGGAAGACGGCAGAAACATTAATGAATGTATACAAAAAGAAGTGGAAGTCATTGTATCTGCTCCGAAAGAAGATGTTGAATCATAG